In the genome of Cercospora beticola chromosome 2, complete sequence, one region contains:
- a CDS encoding uncharacterized protein (antiSMASH:Cluster_8), translating into MRTALTTLARAAESLPVASRACCPRPWLQTRRLTRTARRHDLLTTPKPSTFPGYEPDALDAPLHGERQHVDRPYADPSPEDLYPMTAKESPKQQDPSNQDESTLARAKRVFGDRELDALERKRIAESKSRLIAGVLVPPKPEEPDNCCMSGCVNCVWERFREELEEFATKMKEAKAAQNLQRLQGQATGMMAAEANAPAHVAVSMDDDGGGSETLWSDTVPGNVAEVVEGGAGGVDEDPLAGVPIGIREFMKTEKRLKEMHRERGEKIETALDTELRPMAWSTSSRSSSSTTAAGATTNG; encoded by the coding sequence ATGCGAACAGCCCTCACGACGCTCGCCAGAGCAGCAGAATCGCTGCCAGTAGCCTCAAGAGCCTGCTGTCCACGACCATGGCTACAGACAAGACGCCTCACCCGCACAGCGCGACGCCATGATCTCCTCACAACGCCCAAACCCTCCACCTTCCCAGGCTACGAACCCGATGCTCTCGACGCACCTCTCCATGGCGAAAGACAGCATGTCGACCGTCCCTACGCCGACCCCTCCCCAGAAGACCTCTACCCGATGACAGCCAAAGAATCACCCAAACAACAAGACCCCTCAAACCAAGACGAATCCACCCTCGCCCGAGCAAAACGCGTCTTCGGCGACCGCGAACTCGACGCCCTCGAACGCAAACGCATCGCAGAAAGTAAATCCCGCCTCATAGCCGGGGTCCTTGTCCCACCCAAACCCGAAGAACCCGACAATTGCTGCATGTCCGGCTGCGTCAACTGCGTCTGGGAACGCTTTCGTGAAGAACTCGAAGAATTCGCCACGAAAATGAAAGAAGCGAAAGCAGCACAAAATCTCCAACGCTTACAAGGTCAAGCGACGGGGATGATGGCTGCGGAAGCGAATGCGCCGGCACATGTGGCAGTTAGCATGGATGACGATGGGGGCGGGAGCGAAACATTGTGGAGTGATACTGTTCCGGGGAATGTGGCGGAAGTTGTGGAAGGTGGAGCGGGAGGTGTTGATGAAGACCCTTTGGCGGGTGTACCGATTGGTATCAGAGAGTTCATGAAGAcggagaagaggttgaagGAAATGCATAGGGAGAGAGGGGAGAAGATTGAGACTGCTCTAGATACGGAGTTGAGGCCGATGGCTTGGAGTACTTCGTCgagatcttcgtcttcgacaacagcagctgGTGCGACGACGAATGGTTAG
- a CDS encoding uncharacterized protein (antiSMASH:Cluster_8): MEPYMTSAGAWATDAPDSVNPAELSAIDIWDLSIFNDPFELPVEPTAPLPITAMPIERLRSLPKHSRVSLLSTSPPDLGWQWNPLSATSSTRRTSHGQLALSRENSSSSIRQSSAGSQLSPKATKPSRGRLLADTSAQGPETVFEDSDSHHSWTASDNFETWCNSLREQLADFRRCKERTVIITSLLQTRQRRKVHSMANLLGLSHMSLGHGRSKQILISKCELANTNNATSTFREKRWNPTRNNWSRGLVDPRVVLIEGLSGTAVRLQQHLYNAGLPQASHMTIDNGQPRGQEQASSWNTIYACFETADDAATVVLSLDHSKPNWNAYDGFIECDYVRFSPGTDLDAGLLSNFDVLPQLLRESTLYRQDSRNTSFVGQGTDCALYSDSDEGDEWQSPGLTMPVQRFVSRLASNESSRSRDAGYASGGSALSLMLSDHSEGSATKKRKRMPKIPGGFPCQMTGCDKVFNRDGDRRKHEKNHLYTILFAGLLPLPAAIQTEIIPYLPFWALISFGAYLLGKLGYGVLTFNDVPEAHEELMQQIQEARKDLKTKGVDVD; this comes from the exons ATGGAACCGTACATGACTTCCGCTGGCGCCTGGGCCACAGACGCGCCGGACAGCGTCAATCCGGCGGAGTTGAGCGCCATTGACATCTGGGACTTGTCCATCTTTAACGACCCCTTCGAATTGCCGGTCGAGCCCACCGCTCCACTCCCAATAACGGCAATGCCAATTGAGCGCCTGCGAAGCTTACCGAAGCACTCTCGAGTGTCCCTCCTGTCTACCAGTCCGCCCGACCTGGGCTGGCAATGGAACCCATTGTCGGCAACCTCATCGACCAGACGCACCAGCCATGGTCAGCTTGCTTTATCTCGGGAAAATTCAAGCTCTTCTATTCGACAATCATCTGCAGGCTCTCAACTGTCTCCAAAGGCGACCAAGCCAAGCAGAGGCAGATTGCTTGCGGACACTTCAGCGCAAGGTCCGGAGACAGTATTCGAAGATAGTGACAGTCACCACTCCTGGACAGCGTCCGATAATTTTGAAACTTGGTGCAACAGCTTGCGCGAACAACTGGCCGACTTCCGCCGCTGCAAAGAGCGAACGGTTATCATCACCTCGCTCTTGCAAACGCGACAGCGGAGGAAAGTCCACTCGATGGCAAACCTTCTCGGACTCAGCCACATGAGCCTGGGACATGGCAGGAGCAAACAGATCCTGATCAGCAAATGCGAGCTTGCGAACACGAACAACGCCACGAGCACGTTTCGCGAGAAGCGCTGGAATCCAACACGAAACAACTGGTCGCGTGGTCTGGTGGATCCTCGAGTTGTCCTCATTGAAGGTCTCTCTGGCACCGCTGTCCGCTTACAGCAGCATCTTTACAATGCAGGTCTCCCTCAGGCCAGCCACATGACGATCGACAATGGTCAGCCTCGTGGCCAAGAGCAAGCATCATCGTGGAACACTATCTATGCCTGTTTCGAAACAGCAGATGACGCAGCGACTGTTGTCCTGTCGCTGGACCACTCAAAGCCGAACTGGAATGCTTATGATGGCTTCATCGAGTGCGACTACGTGCGCTTTAGCCCAGGCACTGACCTTGACGCCGGATTACTTTCGAACTTCGACGTGCTTCCTCAACTTTTGAGAGAGTCGACGTTATATCGGCAAGACAGCAGAAACACCAGCTTTGTCGGCCAAGGTACAGACTGTGCTCTGTACTCCGACTCAGATGAAGGAGACGAGTGGCAGTCCCCAGGTCTCACCATGCCAGTGCAACGCTTCGTTTCACGCTTGGCATCAAACGAGTCGTCTCGTTCAAGAGACGCTGGCTATGCATCAGGAGGCTCAGCATTGAGTCTGATGCTCTCCGATCACAGCGAGGGTAGCGCTACCAAAAAGCGTAAGCGCATGCCAAAGATCCCAGGTGGTTTTCCTTGCCAGATGACAGGTTGCGACAAAGTGTTCAATCGTGATGGCGATAGACGAAAACATGAGAAGAATCAT CTGTACACAATCCTCTTCGCAGGCCTCCtgcctcttccagctgcgATTCAGACAGAAATAATACCCTAC CTCCCCTTCTGGGCCCTCATCTCCTTCGGCGCCTACCTCCTCGGCAAACTTGGCTACGGCGTTCTCACCTTCAACGATGTCCCCGAAGCGCACGAGGAATTAATGCAGCAGATTCAGGAAGCGAGGAAGGATTTGAAGACTAAGGGCGTAGATGTGGATTGA
- a CDS encoding uncharacterized protein (antiSMASH:Cluster_8) codes for MQFLTSTLCIISSLSLLAAAQPIVQQPATSAMTTAASSASTIQRPIVKSTLQTSALPNTAISGDTLAQLSDSNIQAQGKCGPVCTRFSPSGTCLEMIDGCSHGHVDAHKPHHSGLSKLNPKDRILAILAGGVTAGMVDWRLGVLMLFAAGLPERVVWGVQAAPVGGKGLVEATTTTVTGEESQTGIEADEPDCRLVCTFTDPRHICQKYVCDCSGNWKRGEGEDQVMGTRTGVAGFEKRQWVKCTPTPTPVPSPTAV; via the coding sequence ATGCAGTTCCTCACCTCCACACTCTGCATCATAAGCAGTCTGTCACTCCTAGCAGCTGCACAGCCAATCGTCCAGCAGCCAGCCACGTCCGCCATGACCACGGCCGCATCCTCGGCCTCTACCATCCAACGCCCTATCGTCAAATCCACGCTCCAAACCTCCGCACTACCCAACACGGCCATCTCTGGGGACACCCTCGCACAACTCTCCGACTCCAACATCCAAGCCCAGGGAAAATGCGGCCCAGTCTGCACTCGTTTCTCACCCAGTGGGACGTGCTTGGAAATGATCGATGGTTGCTCTCACGGCCATGTGGACGCGCACAAACCTCACCACTCCGGTCTCTCGAAACTCAACCCCAAAGACCGCATTCTAGCAATCCTCGCCGGCGGTGTCACAGCTGGAATGGTCGATTGGAGATTAGGTGTTTTGATGCTCTTCGCTGCGGGTCTGCCTGAGAGAGTTGTGTGGGGTGTGCAGGCTGCGCCGGTTGGTGGGAAAGGTCTTGTTGAGGCTACGACTACGACGGTGACGGGAGAGGAGAGTCAGACTGGAATTGAGGCTGATGAACCGGACTGCAGACTTGTTTGTACTTTTACGGATCCGAGACATATTTGTCAGAAGTATGTTTGTGATTGTAGTGGGAATTGGAAGAGGGGTGAGGGTGAGGATCAGGTGATGGGAACGAGGACTGGGGTTGCGGGGTTTGAGAAGAGGCAGTGGGTGAAGTGTACGCCTACGCCGACGCCAGTGCCATCGCCGACGGCGGTTTGA
- a CDS encoding uncharacterized protein (antiSMASH:Cluster_8), with the protein MESCTVPEDTPKFPEYGAVRVVKLKGSEANYNETLEIFDAKDHFTSYVVDTGDSSPVNGSRGSTKMESLTATSTRVTWRLDVKEFPSPEVVSQLQEWLVPFIRESHDEARKVLLKQETTK; encoded by the coding sequence ATGGAGTCTTGCACAGTGCCTGAAGATACACCAAAATTTCCAGAATATGGTGCAGTCAGAGTCGTCAAACTCAAGGGCAGCGAGGCAAATTATAACGAGACTCTGGAGATCTTCGATGCCAAGGACCACTTCACCTCTTATGTGGTGGATACCGGAGACAGTTCGCCAGTCAACGGGTCCAGAGGAAGCACCAAGATGGAATCTCTGACAGCAACATCCACGCGCGTCACTTGGAGACTCGATGTCAAAGAATTCCCTTCCCCGGAGGTTGTATCCCAGCTTCAAGAATGGCTGGTCCCTTTCATCCGCGAGAGCCATGATGAGGCGAGAAAGGTGTTGCTGAAGCAGGAGACCACAAAGTAG
- a CDS encoding uncharacterized protein (antiSMASH:Cluster_8), translated as MVDEAAWWTQSHHQAMNADLFSITMNKFLKKKAADGPTSNEDALKALSQPPSPVLKKSSTNRWKKSKKPEPAPPPQVDLSVALPSSDDFRTSLLMPSLSTRFSMLREQDDPKSLLGKASDDSVLQPRRRSRMMDFGYNPAGLSDIAEVSSLSGSIRPPFAKTDSSRGDSCMSEDGYASEAEHAGGGSIMSRSRPGEGNILFGGRQKIYKISGSGTTSTKSLGKLMYDDDVGMSAFQRYRQREREFNESELPRPSDESQGFDFGLDKPERGSQDDDDSRHSLLNDSAKDLCHSPSLSSYDRKRSTTSSDAHSIARSSTAATSIASQTPVSATPSPAHAPSNGNSMGSASAAPADRSNTKPKRLYEQGLDQHLQEQQSTAMSRLNSIQRQRAMSGKKMPPYLHGTKSAGNLHERSQSPVLAFRAQSPALNSPLSPLTTSGIRSANSGASSPHLGSAPQSPVEEQADESSILAQALEPADRGKATAMGAFNKPAQAFDEQQYLERQKQLQRSASSTAAKTKASPQSALQQRINMYGGVQQDQAPTPPEPSMRARSHSASQSAPRQHEPSTAYNVFQNAVSQISKNPPVAPVNKSPLPDTHRTFFGNISASDDDEDDEESRIAQSFNQPEYGYGNYSSRWQPTILDSVSEHPAFRGNRSRTSMAEESEEEDAPRALKNATPARSLRTDVDNGEANSSKALDSPTLGPDAGSLGGINNMVHHLRQSSNQSSVYPFDESSTHEDEASHTQETLLPASKMDSRRHAVGGAIDPVPSLRDSQSTASNNWDTSDTRRSAGPEQARRSDVRASDATRQSDDAIPSWQHELRGQHTRDGSTATQEGRDAFSRELAARREAVKENLRSVVDVNSSRDHSPAPTPLSVSSSGNSGLRAFGMLRSKTSRETLAHGREQTSKSPKPLGSIGNHSMSSLAQGDRNGHSVDMARSRGNSSTRPPMPPTSQHPAFKHDPPEGFGDGNSSELPRERQLASARSAYQIRSRSNSGAASSRSRSRSRRYRDDFDRNMMEGPRSGVPSTEFTPAASPALGASERSSDESRPGRQGYFEFKTGRPLQSVNTQLSNNGPSPSLTPSSIPPNVYGPGHPVQLAANLSEAPTPPLSGSSPGDSPSAYTAGVTFPPRSAGVRKRTITKYDISEPTLISSTSNVDTVDLPAGASLKNGIEEAPPIPPINPRRKGTRKLFGLGSKDQHDSAYPQSARPDSNPSLPTSPKREAQILPGNVLRLQAFDQPMGNSQPGSRAMTPDPSSPERTRAPVRGAAVDGGMF; from the coding sequence ATGGTTGACGAGGCGGCCTGGTGGACTCAATCCCACCACCAGGCTATGAACGCTGACCTGTTTAGTATCACCATGAACAAATTCTTAAAGAAAAAGGCCGCAGACGGCCCCACGTCGAACGAAGATGCGCTCAAGGCCCTCTCGCAACCGCCGTCGCCGGTGCTCAAGAAATCTTCAACGAACAgatggaagaagagcaagaagcccGAGCCTGCTCCCCCGCCACAAGTCGATCTCTCCGTCGCCCTACCCTCCTCGGACGACTTCCGAACGAGTCTGCTCATGCCGAGCTTGTCGACTCGATTCAGCATGCTTAGAGAGCAAGACGATCCGAAATCGCTTCTCGGCAAAGCCAGCGACGATAGCGTGCTACAACCTAGGAGGCGCTCACGCATGATGGACTTTGGTTACAACCCGGCAGGTCTGAGTGACATCGCCGAGGTCTCGTCGCTGTCCGGCTCAATACGACCACCCTTTGCCAAGAcagacagcagcagaggagATTCGTGCATGTCTGAGGATGGATACGCCAGCGAGGCAGAACACGCAGGCGGTGGAAGCATCATGAGTAGATCAAGGCCCGGAGAAGGCAATATACTATTTGGCGGGCGCCAGAAAATCTACAAAATCTCTGGATCAGGCACAACTTCGACGAAGAGCTTGGGAAAGCTCATGTATGACGACGACGTTGGGATGTCCGCCTTCCAAAGGTATCGCCAGAGAGAGCGCGAGTTCAACGAGAGCGAGCTGCCACGACCGTCGGATGAAAGTCAGGGATTCGACTTTGGGTTAGATAAGCCCGAGAGAGGCTCccaggatgatgacgataGTCGACACTCTTTGCTCAACGACTCGGCCAAAGATCTTTGTCACTCGCCCTCGCTATCCTCCTACGACCGGAAGCGATCGACGACATCTTCTGACGCGCACTCCATCGCGCGTTCCTCAACCGCGGCTACCTCGATCGCCTCGCAAACCCCGGTGAGCGCAACGCCATCTCCTGCCCATGCTCCATCAAATGGGAACTCAATGGGCTCAGCTAGTGCTGCACCGGCAGACCGGTCCAACACCAAGCCTAAGAGATTGTATGAACAGGGCCTGGACCAGCACCTccaggagcagcagagcacCGCCATGAGCCGGCTGAACTCGATCCAGAGGCAACGAGCAATGAGCGGCAAGAAAATGCCTCCTTACTTGCACGGCACTAAGAGCGCTGGAAACTTGCATGAGCGATCGCAATCACCAGTACTGGCCTTTCGTGCGCAGTCACCAGCGCTGAACTCTCCACTGAGCCCGCTGACCACATCTGGCATCAGGAGTGCAAACTCTGGCGCATCCAGCCCACATCTTGGAAGCGCACCGCAGTCACCAGTAGAGGAACAGGCTGATGAATCATCTATACTAGCGCAGGCGCTAGAACCCGCGGATCGTGGCAAGGCCACTGCCATGGGTGCCTTCAACAAACCAGCCCAGGCCTTTGATGAGCAACAGTATCTGGAGCGGCAAAAACAGCTGCAGAGGTCGGCCTCGAGCACggcggcgaagacgaaggcGTCGCCTCAATCTGCCTTGCAACAGCGCATCAATATGTACGGCGGAGTGCAGCAAGACCAGGCGCCTACTCCGCCCGAACCATCGATGCGAGCTCGGTCGCACTCTGCTTCTCAGTCCGCTCCTCGGCAACACGAACCCAGCACAGCCTACAATGTGTTCCAAAACGCGGTCAGCCAGATTTCTAAGAACCCTCCGGTGGCTCCTGTGAACAAATCTCCACTTCCTGACACCCACCGCACTTTCTTTGGCAACATCAGTGCgagtgacgacgacgaggatgacgaagaatcGCGGATAGCGCAGTCTTTCAACCAGCCTGAGTACGGTTACGGTAACTATTCCAGCAGGTGGCAACCCACCATATTGGATTCTGTCTCGGAGCATCCTGCCTTCAGGGGTAACAGGTCTCGGACTTCCATGGCCGAAGaatcggaggaggaggacgcgCCACGAGCTTTGAAGAATGCGACACCAGCGCGATCGCTGAGAACTGATGTGGACAACGGAGAAGCAAACAGCTCAAAAGCGCTCGACTCGCCCACACTTGGCCCTGATGCCGGTTCGTTAGGAGGCATCAACAACATGGTGCACCATCTGCGGCAGAGCAGTAATCAATCATCAGTCTATCCCTTCGACGAAAGCAGCACTCACGAAGATGAAGCCTCGCACACGCAAGAAACGCTTTTGCCTGCCAGCAAGATGGATTCCCGTCGCCATGCCGTGGGAGGCGCCATCGACCCAGTTCCATCATTACGTGATTCGCAAAGCACTGCCTCCAATAACTGGGACACCAGTGACACTCGACGCTCCGCAGGGCCGGAGCAAGCTAGACGGAGTGACGTGAGGGCTTCCGATGCCACCCGCCAGTCGGACGATGCCATTCCTTCCTGGCAACACGAGCTCCGTGGACAGCACACGCGGGACGGAAGCACAGCGACGCAAGAAGGACGCGATGCTTTCTCAAGAGAGCTCGCCGCACGAAGGGAGGCTGTGAAGGAGAATCTGCGCAGCGTTGTTGATGTTAACAGCTCCAGAGACCACAGCCCAGCTCCTACGCCCTTGTCTGTTTCCAGCTCAGGAAATAGTGGCTTACGTGCCTTCGGCATGTTGCGTTCGAAGACTAGCAGAGAAACGCTCGCACATGGACGAGAGCAGACGTCAAAGTCACCGAAGCCACTTGGCAGCATTGGCAATCATAGCATGTCCAGTCTCGCTCAGGGTGACCGAAATGGACACAGTGTGGATATGGCACGATCGCGAGGCAATTCCTCAACAAGACCGCCAATGCCGCCAACCTCGCAACATCCTGCATTCAAGCATGACCCTCCGGAAGGTTTTGGGGATGGCAACAGCAGTGAACTCCCGCGAGAGCGTCAGCTTGCATCTGCTCGTTCAGCCTACCAGATTAGGAGTCGCTCCAACTCCGGTGCGGCCTCGAGTCGCTCGCGAAGCCGTTCACGGCGCTACCGTGATGATTTTGACAGGAACATGATGGAGGGTCCACGATCTGGCGTACCCTCAACAGAATTCACCCCTGCAGCATCTCCTGCTTTGGGTGCTTCAGAACGCTCCAGCGATGAGTCTCGTCCTGGAAGACAGGGTTATTTCGAATTCAAGACTGGTCGGCCGCTGCAGTCTGTCAATACGCAGCTAAGCAACAATGGCCCTTCGCCTAGCTTGACGCCATCTAGCATTCCGCCCAATGTCTATGGCCCCGGCCATCCAGTCCAGCTTGCCGCTAACCTTTCTGAAGCCCCGACACCGCCACTATCGGGATCGAGTCCAGGTGACAGCCCCTCAGCCTACACCGCTGGGGTGACATTCCCACCTCGAAGTGCAGGCGTGCGTAAACGGACTATCACCAAGTACGATATCTCGGAGCCGACGCTCATATCGTCGACTTCAAACGTTGATACCGTTGATCTGCCTGCCGGTGCTTCATTGAAGAATGGCATTGAGGAGGCCCCTCCCATTCCGCCCATCAACCCACGGCGAAAGGGCACCCGCAAACTCTTTGGACTGGGGTCGAAGGACCAACACGACTCTGCATATCCACAGAGCGCGAGGCCTGACTCGAATCCGTCACTGCCAACATCGCCGAAACGAGAGGCGCAAATCTTACCAGGCAATGTCTTGCGACTACAGGCATTTGATCAGCCCATGGGAAATTCCCAGCCTGGTTCGCGCGCAATGACCCCAGACCCGAGCTCTCCCGAACGAACGCGTGCACCAGTTCGCGGTGCCGCAGTTGACGGCGGCATGTTCTGA
- a CDS encoding uncharacterized protein (antiSMASH:Cluster_8) has protein sequence MPLPACTNVGVNVPSWKWTASMEGWISASIILAVPQVSLLPSKPSRPATYWKLGNRFSTLAMPAPTMARDREYHVSGHHRRARNSRGTKEAKKRRDARRNKRKLMTQILDEQLSRDIDQVLADAKATSHLFPAINATPEPPKPSLTFTWPSWNQVPPTPPQLPVLDFGRLDLRDFPYLTAARPIFSPTRSFSQLRVPEWCPYIPSLMQDRGWNGEVPRFTDLSSLPEHDEPLEQDRFQVWRPTPTYQPRKRSRFFPTLTTSVSAPVVKLPPTGCKLHSSDQELQDPKSSAWTAACADRLPPFIDQSDIRDLEDKQTVLSADKHIIDQQHHTCEPPEELVALATAANLWRILNEDSTLAHHQPTRNDQETHKHLPSWNDSDDCGGVPIFPIDEEPYELPDNEIPYVHLNSLTGHANENCQHPRPINHQGLGQSVLYLADLFATPRATTPCCELPSYIPSSPGLHMLGNGICLPMGPQATSPRTPYHDEMARSAEHYASEQELFEPEQVPLPESRPQSPCDLERFLSMGHAENCWCRDCAEAPELIEQTEAIDDNDDWIDWSTVEDEIDSTISSPTSGPLTATVTEVEDEDTCDSCVGGQRESPAPEYNEMYFPSSSKTEKPYLNADDHFLGYYDDGLAFSQDDDFYWV, from the coding sequence ATGCCCCTCCCCGCCTGCACCAACGTCGGCGTGAACGTCCCTTCTTGGAAGTGGACCGCATCGATGGAGGGCTGGATCTCAGCATCCATCATACTCGCGGTGCCTCAAGTGAGTCTACTTCCATCTAAGCCCAGCAGGCCAGCTACTTACTGGAAACTAGGCAATCGCTTCTCCACGTTGGCCATGCCAGCACCCACCATGGCTCGAGATCGCGAGTACCATGTCTCTGGTCACCACCGCCGTGCCAGGAACAGCAGAGGAACGAAAGAGGCCAAGAAGCGTCGAGACGCCAGACGCAACAAGAGAAAGTTGATGACTCAGATACTGGACGAGCAGCTCTCCAGAGACATTGACCAAGTTTTGGCTGATGCGAAAGCCACTTCTCATCTGTTTCCGGCCATCAATGCAACGCCGGAGCCTCCCAAGCCAAGTCTCACTTTCACCTGGCCATCATGGAATCAGGTCCCACCAACTCCACCACAGCTACCTGTCCTCGACTTTGGACGTCTCGATCTTAGGGACTTCCCTTACTTGACAGCAGCGAGGCCAATCTTCTCTCCAACTCGATCATTCAGTCAGCTCCGTGTGCCTGAATGGTGTCCTTACATCCCGTCCTTGATGCAGGACAGGGGCTGGAACGGAGAAGTGCCAAGGTTCACAGATCTTTCAAGTCTTCCCGAGCACGATGAACCTCTTGAGCAGGACAGGTTTCAAGTTTGGCGCCCGACACCCACATATCAGCCCCGAAAACGTTCGCGATTCTTCCCAACATTGACGACTTCTGTATCTGCCCCTGTTGTCAAGTTGCCGCCTACTGGCTGCAAGCTACACTCATCAGACCAAGAATTGCAAGATCCAAAGTCTTCGGCTTGGACAGCGGCATGCGCTGACCGACTTCCTCCTTTCATCGACCAATCCGACATACGCGATCTTGAAGACAAGCAAACCGTGCTCTCTGCAGACAAGCACATCATCGATCAGCAGCACCATACCTGCGAACCTCCAGAAGAGCTTGTGGCATTGGCAACTGCTGCCAACTTGTGGCGGATCCTCAACGAGGATTCCACCCTTGCACATCATCAGCCCACAAGAAATGACCAGGAGACGCACAAGCACTTGCCTAGCTGGAACGATTCGGACGACTGTGGTGGCGTCCCGATATTCCCAATAGATGAAGAGCCGTACGAGCTTCCAGACAATGAAATCCCATACGTGCACCTCAACAGCCTCACTGGCCACGCGAATGAAAATTGTCAACATCCACGGCCCATCAATCACCAGGGTCTGGGTCAATCCGTTCTTTACCTCGCCGATCTCTTTGCGACACCACGCGCGACCACGCCATGCTGTGAGCTGCCGTCGTACATCCCTTCGTCACCGGGGTTGCACATGCTTGGTAATGGCATCTGTCTGCCAATGGGGCCGCAAGCCACGTCACCTCGGACCCCATATCACGACGAAATGGCCCGGTCAGCTGAACATTACGCGAGCGAACAAGAACTCTTCGAGCCAGAGCAAGTGCCACTGCCTGAGAGTCGTCCTCAAAGTCCGTGTGATTTGGAGAGGTTCTTGTCCATGGGCCATGCCGAGAACTGCTGGTGTCGCGACTGCGCTGAGGCTCCAGAGCTGATTGAGCAGACGGAAGCGATTGATGATAATGATGATTGGATTGACTGGTCGACTGTCGAAGACGAAATTGATTCCACTATTTCGTCGCCCACGTCAGGGCCACTTACGGCGACTGTCACTGAagttgaagacgaggataCGTGTGATTCGTGTGTTGGCGGCCAACGTGAAAGCCCTGCTCCTGAATACAACGAGATGTATTTTCCGAGCTCCTCGAAGACTGAAAAGCCGTACCTCAACGCCGATGACCACTTCCTCGGATACTACGATGATGGACTGGCTTTTTCGCAAGATGACGACTTCTACTGGGTCTGA